TCATATTCAATCATTTTCTCAGGATCCCCAGAAACTTACTCAGGAAAAATCAGTGTTCTCTCAAGATAATACCAGCtcagatctcaagaaaacaaccagacaTTACTCATAATAATGGCAGAACTAagtcaaataaatgaatgactgGAGTTGAGGGAAAATGTGCATAGTTACctttcattaaaaaagtttAGTAGGTGATTCATAGCATGTCATACAGTTAGTTTTAAATCTGTTACATTCCTTTATTCACCgacaaaataaatccttaaTGTTTCATGCAATTTTGTAAATTAGTGTTCCGTCAAAGGCATTCTTCATAGACATTTCTCACATATTAACGTGTAGACAAGACAGAAGACAAGATGATGATCTCTTTGAGAATATGCAAACTGTTAAGGAGGTTACTGTGATATTCAGTGCACAGATGTCTATCAAGCCCTAATATGTCAAAAGTTATACCAACGGTGGCATATCATGATAAGGGTGATGTTGGCAAGACAATACGCATGCGTGACACAAAACAGCAATTCTGCAATGTAGGAGCATGCTAATGTAAGAATGACAGTGCCATGAAAGGCAAGAATATCATtgtaaaatacactttatggaGGAAGCCATAGCTTGGGACACACTGAATGCACAGGCAGATGACAAACAGGAGCCCACCAAATGATCAAAAACTTGGATCAGAGGATCACCAACCTGACATATCAATTCAAGGAGCCCGGATGGACTGCTTCCCCCCGTTTTCTCCGCGAGTACTCATCTCCAACATCAAAATGGTATGTAAGGGTGTGAGTGTGTAGGAGTGAGGTGGTGGGTTGCAAGTAGCAATGTGATGTATGTTTGGATTTTGcggattgaaaaaaaaaaaacctcccacAATTGTTCACGATGGTTTTAGCACCTCAGTCTTTAAACATATGTCTTCCAGGTTTTATGTATTTAAGATAAACAAAGGCAGTTTTGTCAAAATAATCTCAGGTATGTCTTTTGGGACCTTGCGGTTGCTTTTGTTATGTGGATGTCTGTCCCATCAGTTCCTAATAATGGACACTTCTGGCTCTCTGGGGCCAGAGTCTGGCTACTGTTCTGTTAGCAACCTCAGTCAGAGGCCAGCACACCAGCCAGCCAGCTATCCTGGCTGGAGCTACTGCCAGGAGGAAAAaccaagaggaggaggaaagaacACCGACTCTCCCAAAGAGGCAGGACAGATGCCAAAGTAATTCCACAACATGTGCTGACATTAAACACCGCTGCATATTAACTTTCCATATGTACTGCAATTCAGCGTTTTTGCAAAAGCCCGCAAAAGAAGCCCTAGAAAGGCTCTTTGTCTATGTGCTGTCTGAGGATTAATTTGCTGTTCTCATATTTCATCTTTCCATGATTCCGTTAGTGGAGATATGTGAGGGGAGACGTTAGACTCCTCTCATCCCGGCAGAGAGctttcaaaaggaaaaataaaaaaaggtttccATACCATATTTCCACATTTGCTATTTTATTGGACTGAAATATTTGCATTAGAAATTACTCTGAGTCATTTTATGTCAAATTGACTGATGGACTGTTAACAGTCTATAGCATGTTACCTGTTATTACATGTACAGCAATAAGTATTAAACAGATCATAAACAGTAATATATATGAGCACAAAACAGAGTTGGAAATTGACAAAGTTTTAAGGAATGTCAACTAAAGAGCAGTGTTTAAAGCTCTTGTGAGGAACTCTTGTGgtttttgctgattttggtGCCATCTCAGTACTGCAGAGTGGTGCAGGGATGAGTCCTGAAACACAGAAGTAAGCTAGCATTTTACCACCTTCGATTCCGTTGTGCAAGGGATTTTTGACTGCatttaaatgcctgaaataaggtctgtggtgaacacaagcttaagagactttaacatttttttctacaacaTCAAATGCATCAGGAGAGTGCCCGCTTTTGAAATGTAtatctttttgcctcttaacaAATGCGGTTGCTAAAGAGCAGCTAACTAGGACTAGAGTGTTTGTTGGGATCATTATACATCATCACAGAAACTACCCATATCCTCGCACAAGACACGTGGGTGATGACGTTAAATTCAGTCGacgtgttgtagttcaatataacataacattagctttttactttcatcCATTAtatctaaaaaacaaatatgataCTTACATTATTGAGTCATGAAGAtaatctttatgaacaaaacgtgtACATTTCACTAACTTATTGGACACAGTTCTTATTTTCtgcaatgattttaaaaaaaccttgaaaaattACATAGGCTCGCCGCTGAGGGAAGCCATGCAACGCTAACTTCTGGGTTACTCTACAGTAGACTAGTGTTCCTTAGATACTTCTTAAGCTGTTCTCTTTCAACAAATGTATCACTCATTTATTAAGGtagtctgacacctaccctgtggCAGCCATTTCCAGGATAAATAAAAACTATATAGAAGAATCAGTCTTGTCACTTATGGTCTGGTTTGCTTTTTCTGGTCATAAAAGACATGAGTATTAATTTCAGACAGTTTCATAACCGCCTAAAAAATCCTCTCAAGAGCTTTAAGCACTTGCGGTTAACTTTTCCATTTCAATTACACATTTTAACTCTCAACAGCAGACCTTCCATGAGGATATTTCCCATTCTGATACTTGCATTACATTCCTTTTCAGACTAATGAAACGCAGTTGAAAgttttttcaaggattttaaATACACTCCTGCACAGAGACTGTTTTTGCACGAGTATCAACCAGCTTCAGAGCCATCAACGAGCTTAAAACCCTGCACCACTGCACCGCTGTGGAGAAATGATCAGGTTAACAATTTCCTACTACAACCTCAGCATAATCATAATAActcaaaaatatgtgatgtagcATTGCAGTGGCTAATTACCGAGGACTGGGCATTCATCCAAATTTTGCTTTGGAAAAAGTGCTAAGACTTGCTGTCATAAAACTCAAACAGTTACAGCCTTGCTAAAGCATTTATGGGGAAACATTAAGCCATGAAACAGACTTTTGTTCTATTTTGTGCCCTGCTGTTTAATGCTCTTAATtagaaatatgatataaaataagttTACTGTGCTTGCTTTCATACAGCTGCCAAATCCAGATGAGAAAATTGCTTCAAAAGTATTTGTTAATGCATCTGAATTACAGGCACGCAAATTTAATCTGGATTTGGATTTCACATCAAAGTCCATAATCAGCACTGACAGATAAATCTGGCAAAAATATGCTACAAATAAGGATTGTGAGAATGCCCATCACCAAAGAATCAGCCAGTAGTCCAAGAGTCACATAATCAAATGGCATACACATGAAATAAGATCACTTTATTCACATTATCAAGACAGATATTTCATTTCCCCTATAATGATTCTTGAACAGTAAAGTAAAAGGCTAATCTCTGTAATATAATCAACCAGTGAGGATATAAAGGTGAAAGAAAAGAAGCAGGAGATAAAGAGACAGAGTGGTGCAGTATATGAGTGTTCAGAGGCCAGATGGTTTCGTTTACCTTGAGCATCTATGCAGGATATCAGGGCTGCAAGGAACGCAGCCGAGGCCAGTAACAACCCTATCTTCATGTTTGGCCCTTAAGGGTCAGCAGCGCATTAACCACTCTGCagacaagaaagaaaaagtgttAACGCTGCAGATCTAGCTCACTTTGTTAGTGTGGTGAGAGACCAGTCACCACATGCTGTGGATACATCTATGTCTAATTTACTGCTGCGCATACAAAGACAGATTTAGATTTTGCTGAAGAATGGCCAGTTTGCCTTCAAACCAAAACCACATAATGGATAACATGTGTGTTCCAAGCATCCATGATTATTTTATAATTACACTGGCTCAATATTTGTAGCTCTTATTATTTAATCATTGCTTTCTTTTATGGAAGAAAAACTGCAAGACCCATCTAAACTTTCTTACACAATGAATGCCACACCTTACTGCCTTTAGCTGACGCCCATACCCTGAGGTGCTACTTAGTGGTGATATAGTATAAGCGTTAAGTAATTAGGGTTTAAAACACTCACACTCATTTGACTGTATGCACAATCTCACTTATAATTCAACtaatgatgttttaaatgtaataattgGGAATTAATCTCAATCCATAGTCACACAAGCAATATAATTCTTGTTAAATTTAAGAACTGCTTATACCCAGTTCCAAACAACCTCTACTTTAAATTGACCTATTTATTGACTGTTGTACTATCACATCACATGCATCTATGAGGTATCGTTTCCCTCACACCAGAGGTGTTTATTATAATCAACGGTAAGATAAGAGTCTTCCTGAAGGAAAAGTAGACTGCTTCCACACATTATAGCTTGATTTCAGCTTCTGAGAGTTTTACCACGAGCTGCGTGCCCCGCCTGGTGCACGAGCCATGAAACTGCAGCTACAGGAGCTCACACTTAAAAGGTTCATTTAAGCAAAATGACTGAAAGCATCAAATGTGAAAGCACACTGTTTTTTGCGTATTTTCCAGAGGATATTAAGAGTTTATAACCTATTATCAGTCATCTTTACATCCGGATTTCGAACGTTTTGAGATTTAATGTTTTGACCAAGAATATTCTATTTGGAAAGTAATTTGGGACGTGCATGCTTACAAAGTCATCTTGCGTTTAAAAGTAAATCAAACGtaaagtgctaaaaaaaaatggaaaacgcgcctaaatgttaaaaaaaaaccctacaaaTTATTACTTCCTATTCTACTCTAAAATGTTAATTAACTTTTAAGTAAAAGTCTGTGTACTCACCAATTCAACCCCCCTTAAAATCAACCGACCAAATGTGCAGCCTGCTGGAAGCCTCCCCCTCTGGAAAGTGAGAGAAAAGTTTCAGGAGCTGCGAAAGgacccctctcctcctctctctggctACTGGAAGCTCCGCCAGCAGATGTCCAAGAAGGAAAAGCCTCTTTCCAAGTGGGAAGAATCTTTCCACCATCGGCTACTTAATAGGGGGCAGTCCCCAGCTCTCAGTTTACCATCAGATGGGCTTCTTACGAAACCTCTGCCTGTCAAATGATGCATGTCCCCCGCTAAGACCGATCCACTGTTtggaaattacatttttgcctGCATTCTTTTGGTCTGGTGATTTAATGAGTTTCCAGAGCCAGTGCGACTTCACAGGAGGGCACCAGTTGGCTAGACAACACTCAGAGATGAAGTGTCATTTATGGGCAACAGGCAACCTTAGAAAGTCTATTTACTCTACCGTTTAACACAATTAGCTTGATTTGTTATACCTAAAACGACATTAGCTAGCGTGGTCTTTCTTGCAAGCGTAAACGACGCTTCAATGTATAATTAAGCAAACTATCCAATTAATTTTATAcgtattttaaaatgtcttgcTCAAATGAAATAGTCCTTTGTTGGATAAATACAAGAATTTCTGAATCATTCTTAGACACATTGTGACTTCTTCTAAATTATTAGAATTTGGCGCCATCTAGCGGTCAAACTAAATACAGATAAATGCGCATGTCAATGACAGAAACACAATCATTTATACACACCAAGCTtgataaaatcacaaaattcaaagattttatttgttttatttaacttcATCTCATGATTTGTACAATGAATAAATATCTATTTCTTTCATAATTTATAAACATTGTTATTACCGACAGGACAAATAGTTTCCTAGATACCAAAACTTGAAGAGCACATGCATGATTGTTCCATCACATTGTAAAGCCACTGTTTCACTGTGGCTTCTTGGGCATTGCAGCGCTGAAGAGCTCATACACAACATATCCACTCCCTGTGAAGAGATCAAACATGTGTTATAGATGTGACTGGGATATAACACACACATTGTCCTCAGTTCAAACATCCCTTTATGATGCATTGTGAAATTacagttattttactttaaaagccAGTTATGATGTGCTCACTGCTAttgaaatgtttctttctttccaAAACAGACTGAGACATCTGGTATGAGTCTGACTCAACAAATctcagacaaaaaaatgcagcataCCAAAGGCAGTGAGAGTCATTGTGGCTCTGAAGAGCAGAGCGTCCTTTGTCCCACCCTTCAGATGGATAGGTATACCATTGTCCTCCTGTTCAAAGAGAAACAAGTTAAtaggtagaattttttttttgttgaattaattTGTAATTTATATTAAGAACTCTTGTGTGTTTCTGGCTCTAGCTTTCAAGAGTATTCAAAATTTTGTCTAGCTCATCTCTATTTAACCACAGCAATTAAGTGGTGGCATACAGTACTCTATGCAATGAAGCAGTGCTTGATCTGGGATTTAGAAGCATGTGTAAGCCATCTATCAAATACGTCTACAGATATTTCTAGCGCTATGCAAGGATCAGCAAAGCCTGCCACATTGGAACTTTGTTTTTGCAATGGATTTTTAATTAGCAGCTTGCAAGCAAGATTAGTGTAACTCAAGTCTCTGCTAGAGTTGAAggtctttttaacattttagggGCAAGCCCCACCAATACTTATCTGTCAGGCTACAAAGAGGACACAATTAGATTCTGTCTCCAGAACCTGGGGATAGAGTAGAAACTTTAACATTATCATTATCTGTATCAAAATCTCTCATTCTCTGTGATgctataaacactgaaaaatgaaaacaaagttgGCAAACCACAACTCCAGAAGGCACGTGATTACTTTAAAAACTAGGAAAAGTGTGCCCACAAAGTACTTGGAGGTTACACATTTTTAcactaagtaaaaaaaaaaatacttttaaaatacttCACTAAATAGTTACACTCTTAGGGTTGATGAGCAGATGCAGAAACAAATCACCAAATGTAAAGCCATTGTGCTGGTATGCTGTGagaagtagggctgaacgatatATGGTTTTTCAAATTCAACTGCGATGTGTGCGTTGTTAGTCACGTGACTTTCTGCCGTCACACTGCCACTTCTGTGTTGTCCAGGGGAAACTAAAGATGGAGCTTTCTCATTCCTGTGGCTAACTCCACTATAAAAGTCTCAGACTCTTCTGTGTAGGAAGAGGCTGTGTCTACCGCAAAAAATATTCACACAACAGGTGACCCTGCTGCTGTCAAAGGTACACCCACATGACACTCAAAGCAGACGCCCAGTCACACCAGGCCGGAGCTGCAGGTGTCTACTGCAGTGAGAGTCAGAGCATCTGAACATTTGCTTAATTAGAAGTTACACTTACAGGGCTGATtattaaacacatattttaatgtcataataAACACTTTGgtacaaaattttaaaaaagtgtataTTTTCAAGGTTTAGAAAGAAACATGCCAAAGGAGCACCTTTACTAACTCCAAACCATTCCTTCTCCTCCGTGTCAGAAATGCTGTTAGACGGCAGTgtgtgatgaaaaggggtttcaagactgttttaaaagtagattaaagGCAGTGGAGGAAGATccatcaggttgtagatgttctGACTGATGACATTCTGATCTGTGACCCTGGATTGGTTGATTGATGTTTATATGTTTAATGTTGTCTGCAACTCTGTAAATTGTTAAAccgcctgtcttggccaggactcccttgtaaatgagattcttaatctcaatgaggcttTCCTGGTAAAATAAATCTACATAAAATAAGTAATcctaaaataacttaaatacaaaaattaaactaaataatgattttttttaattaaaatttgaattaatgTAAATCAAAATATACTGCATTCTTCAGGCATATGttcattttattataaaattgCAATATATGTCATAGAAAGACAAAtattgcaatgtttttttttatccaatatCATTCAGTCCTGATAGGAAGTGTTCAAAGTTAAGTTCTTCATCTGGCCACTGTCCCTGGGACTTACACAAACCACATCGCCTCTGCAACACTATTAACAAGACCAGATGGAACACTGATAGGATCATACCTTGTGTCCTAAATAGGGTAGCCTTAcctgaaacattttttgtttttgtttcactgaGTTTTCAATCTGTCTGCAAGCACTGCTGGAGATGGTCCGCCTGGAAAGCTGTCTTAATCCCTGATGACACAAAAACTCAATTTAAGattatgttgtttatttaaGCAGTTGTATTTCAAGTATGACAAACATTAAATGGCAAGTTTTTGGTACTGATACATTATGTGTATCAAGAagcaaatgacagaaaatacaaAGTGTCCACAGATAATGAAGAAAAGCTTTTTTGCAGTAAATTGGTTATTCAAATCAAGTGAGCTTAATAGTTTTTTAATTCAAAgcgtttaaaaggcaaaatggggACATCTTCTGGCCGGCATTCTCTACTACACGTACTATAGAAATGATCGGACAAATACAGTACTGTAAGTCAGCGCAGAGGTCACCCACTACTTTCATTTTTGGGTATTATTCAAACAGAGGTTATTCGTAATATGtagtaaataaatatatgtcCAGCTATCTTATATTCGTTCTTTGTTTAGTAACATATTTTACAACATCTCTGATAGGAAAAAAATCCGGATTTACAGCAACTGCTTGATTACCTATGTGCATTAAGTACTACCTTACCTCAAACTTTACCTTGATGTTATTCAAAACCCTGACGTCCGCCTTTCTCTGATACCAAAATGACGTCCCTGATGCGTGCATGACATCACGGCGCCTTGTAACAGGTGGTCAAGTGAATTTTATAGACACAGACCAAGCTAGGCGGTCGCTTTTTAGAAAGTCGACCCTTTTAGAAGTGGACTTTTCTGCTTAGTGTTTTAACACTTGATAACAACAAACTAACCCGACAACACTTGCTGCTTCATTTAACACCAAGCACTATCAACGGGTGACCGCAAAAGTAACAGTGGCACGTACAGTGACAATGAACTTATCACTAAACCGTTAAAACGTTATTACAGTGACTAGCAATGTTATGCTAGGCGACTTACGTCCGTCGAATAAAGTTTGAACGTTTAACGAAGGACCGTTACTTCACTCCGACCTAGAAAACCTTCACGATATCATTTTATTGAACCTTAATATTGTTCTAATTACACTTCACTAACAAACTAAGAGCGTTTGGCGATAAATATCTTAATTCAAACGTCTCTCTTACCAAAAGTTGCCTGTACATCCTGGAGAACTTGTTTTGTTAAACGAAAAGGTTGAGGTCCGTTAATGCACAAGGGCACTGTCAGTATGCCTTCCCACAATCCACCGGTGGACCTGTCACATCCGGTCGCGTGACATTATTATTCTTGGCAATATTTCGTAAACGATACTTATTATCCCGGTGTTGTagtaataaaaacacataaacaaatacattcaCCAAGTTGTTTAATTGGACCCTAATAACTTTATAAAATTCCAGAAATctccaatttaaaaaattaacttattttaaattatcttAAGTCATTATAACAGAAGATGAAGTGAAACACGGGGAAAACTAACAAATGtaacacttttaaagtgcaAATCATTTGGTCAACATCGACAAATAAAACAGGTCAAGctgtaattaaaaataaatagttgtGCTCAAATCCGTCTGAGACAACGCCCAGAGTCTGAGAATTAAGGATAATGGATATAATGGTGCAAGATTATGTCATATACGATTGATTAGCATGAGACCTATTCTTTAATGCCTCACGACTGGAGGAGTCAATTTAAACAACCAGTCTCACTAGAGGGTAGATAGTCTTACTTTTGGTACTACTTGTCATCTGTGTTCTAATATTCTCCATGGGTTAAATGCTTCATGTTAAATATCAATGCTTACCATAATAGACAGCACACGTGCAGTGATTATCCCATCCTATATTAAGGGTAATCTCAGAGACTAGAGAGGTATGTCAATGAAGTAAGATGGTACATTCTTCAGCAGGATATATTACAGTACACAAcagggacaaaaacttgcattaaaaataaaaacatccttcAAATATTTAAGCCATTTGCAAAGCACTGCTAAAATAAACCACATATACTTTTATAATGTATtgataaatagaaaataaaaatgttcttttgaaGTCAAGATATGACATTCTTAGCAGCTGTTTCCGAAGCTGTTTGCACACAGACTGTAAAATCATTCTTTGATGAGACCCGGCTGTCCTTACACGAGCACACAAGAGACAATGACAGAGACCAGTGTATTCACGCTGAAATCAACAAGCAGTCCACAACAGACCTTTCAGGTTCACCCATGCATGCAGAGGCAGGAAAATGCAACACAGGAAAAGTTTAGTTTGGAATATCTGCACTGCTGTTGCGGGTGTCATATTTGTGGTGAATGATGAGCAGAAC
This genomic window from Cheilinus undulatus linkage group 18, ASM1832078v1, whole genome shotgun sequence contains:
- the LOC121525937 gene encoding cytochrome c oxidase subunit 7A2, mitochondrial-like, translating into MYRQLLGLRQLSRRTISSSACRQIENSVKQKQKMFQEDNGIPIHLKGGTKDALLFRATMTLTAFGSGYVVYELFSAAMPKKPQ